GATAGTCAgggattttattgttttattgtcTCTTCTACCTGAGTTAGGCCTATTAGTTGCAGTTAGTTTTTCTGAGGATAGTTCCCCTAGATATTGTATAGAAAATGAAAAGTATAGACTGGACTGTCAAATGATTTGAAGGTTCATGATGTGTGGAAATGTTTATATAGGAAGACATCTCTGGTTATAATAAACTGCAACATGTATgtgaaatggaaaaagaatgtTTAGAAGCTATGAATGAGGATGTGGCTCTGAGACTGCATGTGAATATAGATAATTGATGGTTAACAATGATTGAAGTTCTTTTTGATCAGTTGATTAACTCTGATAAAGTTCATTAAAATCTTATATTTCTGTAGTCTATGCTGTATTGGAATTTCAATGTCTCTGAAAACCTAACTGGACCTAGGCTCTTTGGGAGGCCAACTTTATGAACTTTAGAGATGAAAAAGGTTTATTTTTAGACTACTTAAACTTTAAAGGATATATGCTCAATCTTTCCTGACGAGCATAGTTTTTGGAGGCTAAAACTAACCTATTTTTGTTCAAGCATGAGTTCCGATACGgagaattttcaaatttgagtcGCTCCTCGCACTTTGAAATGAAGGGAAGTCATATATTTTTCCGtccttttaaatataaaaatggtctcaactctcctcatcttGTAAATGTCTGCAAAAGTGAATCCTATCTCGGTTAGGAAGGGAAGGATGGAGATTGATGAGAATTAAGAATTTATTACACACATGCACGCAATGGGTACAACAAAAATACATTGGCAATTCTACTGCCTTCTTCTTTCCTCTGTTGTTTCTTTGCATCCAATCGTAACTGAAATTGGGGTGCAAATAACAGGATTGTGTGTCTGGGCTCAAAGTGTGCTGGTACCAGTTTTAGTTGTTTAATTGTATAAGAACTACAACTATAACTGACTtatcaggaaaaaaaaagagaggtaGAAGATGACAGTTTTCACTGTTTCTGCTTTATGAAGTGACTTCAAACTTTGCAGGTATTATGGTCGCGTATGCCGCTCCGATGAGACATGGATGCTTGAAGGTTGTTGAGAATAACTATTGTGCTTCCAGAAGGGGTATATTTCTTGAATTATATGTTTTCCTCTGGTTCATGTTACCTCCAATAAGGGTAGTACTCTAGTTATAACAATCGGTAGGGAAGTAAAGGCATTTAATTTTTCTGTCCTTCCAGAAAATATCTGATGTCGAAGGGATTCCTCGGTTACCTCCCTTTCCTTTCTAAGCTCTATGCATCAActgtattatattattttcccCATGAAACTGAGCCTCTTTTCACTGCATTTAAGCATAGCGCTAGTTGAGTGAATACTAGATTTTGTATTTGCCCATAGGAAGGTTGCAAATAGATGCTGCTCTTGTAAATAGAACTGTTTTGGATATCAGCTATTTTGGGCGGAGAATCTGCGGCAGATTTGTTTCTGACTTAGACATTTCAAGTTTTCTAGTTCTGTGTATTTATAAATGTGGGTGATATCATGTTTCCTTTCAGGGATAAGGCTTTTAAATTATTGGTGTGTTAAAACGATCTTGTTGGGAATGATTCATGCTTGTAATGTTTGTGGATAAAATAATGCTCAAGAGGTTAAGGGAGCGTTTGGCCTTGAAAATTGTGAGTATTTGAAAAAAGtaagtttttgttttcaaagtgaaaaatgatatttgaaaattggaGTTGTGTTTGGCCATGAATACAAATTggagttttcttttgaatttttgagaGTAATTTGGAGTGAAAAAAGCAAAACCagttttttggtgtttttcaaattcttgaaaCTTCCAGAATCTTATGGCCAAACAtgttttttgaaattcatcaCCAAAAAAAGTACAAAACTTCAAGGTCAAATGCCCCCTAAGTACCAAAACTTCAAGGTCAAATGCCCCCTAAGTACTAAAACTTCATGTGCAAAATCTATCTCCGCTTGTCCTCATACCAGCGGAAATTAGGATCTTTCGCTGATGTTATTGTGCATCGATGAACAGATTCAATTGTTTTTCTGTCCGTTTGTTTTCTCTACTTTTTATCTGTGTTGTGGTATGTATTTCTATGTTCTAGCTGGTTTTAGGAAGAAAAAAACCCAAATTCAAGAGTTTGGTTGAAGAAACATCGATTCCTTTTCAGCAGTTTTTTTCCTTAACAGAATAGGGTTATTTAAGTTTGTTATACGAAATAAGGAGCTATCTGCAGTAGTACAAATCAAAGCTTAAGTAACCCACTGTTGTAGCAAGTTTGCAACTGCTTAAAATTGGAAGGTACAAAAGCGACGAGCTCTCAAAGATGTTATAATGAAGAGAAGTTTACCATACTTCCCGTGATTGAATAATATTGTAATAACTATCAAACCTTTGCTGTACAAGTGTTTAGATGTCAACCAGAAAAATGTAGAGCTAGATTTTGTCCAAACCAAGTTGAAATTATGAAAGAACCAGTTCTTTCCGTGACTGGAACTTATAACTGCTCATTTTTCATGTATTCATGGAAGTCTAATTAGCTCTTGATGCTTTTTTTTTCTCGTCTAAAGTAATTACTATGACTACAAAGGAGACATGTTTGATTTACTTCACTTTGTGAATTTGgagtaatttataaataataaatcttCTATTTGAATAACACCTCTGATATCTAAGGAAAGCAATTGTCTGTATCTATCAGAAATGTTGCCAAGTAAGCTGGCGTCGTCTTTTTCTATAGGTGGATCTTGCTAATACTTGTTTCATGTTAAGAGTTTTAGAATCTCTTGGTAAAGTGAAAGTTCTGGTTACTACAATCTAAACGTTGAGCAAAGCTAGAAGTGCATAGAAAAAGTAGTATTGCAAATGGAACAAGGCGAGAGGAATGTCTTTGGTGGTCGAAATTACAGCTGAATATAgatacttttgagaaattagagCAGAATATAATGAAACAATACATAACCTTGCAATAGTCCTTGTGTGTGGTTAATAATTTTTGCAATAGTCCTAGTGTGTGGTCAATAATTTACTCcgtttgtctcaatttatgtgacactttccattttagtttgtcccaaaaagaatgtcacctttcaataattagaaacaacttaactttaaaattctccTTTTAccattaatgaaatgattatagccacacaaatagCTAAGGGTTGTTTTaaaccacaaatttcaaaagtctttctttcttaaactttgtgccaagtcaaatggtgccacataaattggtaTGGAGGGACTagggagtaatattttatatcacgTGTACACCTTGCTATGAGCTTTTCAAAAGAATTTTAGATCATCTAAGAAGGAATCCATAACTTTGACCTGTTAGGACTATCTTTATGACATAAATGTTCTTACACGCCATAGGTAAAGCTAAAAATGAGTCAAGCTAAGGAGAGCCTTGGAGGTTAGATCTAGGTTATTTATACGAGCTGAGCTTGATTGTCAACGCGAGCGAAGAGCTAGCTTGAACTAGGCCGGCTTAAATTTCTGTAGGAAACTGGAGTGTGAGCTCAACTCAGTGTGTTCATTTTGGGCTTGAGTTCATTCCTGGAGATAATTTAACTTTGGGATTGTTCTTCAACTTGTCTGTGTCCTTTTTCTGATTTACTCTTTTGAATACAAAAAGTGCGTTCATAACATCTTGAGAAATTAGCTAAATGATCCCCCAACCTATTACCgaattttcaactacacacttatacttTATGGTGGTACTATCAACCCCCCCAGACTAAATAACCCCTTAAAATGCTATAACCAGTCATGTTTCTTGTGGTAGAAACACATACACTTGACATGTGTATTTCAccaatttctccttttttttcatgtacttttttctccttcttcttcttcctttcgtCCTCAACCATTTTTTCAACCCTAATTCTTTGTGAAAAATTCGATTTGGTACATATTGGGGAATTTGAATATGATACAGATGACATGAGGCTAAGGAGgacttaatttttgttgaagATTTGATTTCCTAGTGCAGTTGCAGGGAAATGTGAATTCGCCGCCACCTCCATCCTCTCCACTTCCTCACCACTACAGTCTGAGAAATCTACACCACCACCACCAGCTTCCCCTCTACCTCCACCTTTTATCACCTCCCCTGCTTTCACCATTAACTCTTCCACCTCCTTCACCTACTCAAAGCTGcacaaaaaatattacttttgtCTTCTTCAGCAGCCATTATTCAATACcccataaaaaaattcaactaaacTTACCCCCAGAGTATTTACTATCTTGTCGATGAATTAAATGCAAATTAAAGCTCAGTCTTCTACAACAAACAAATCCAACGTAAACCCTCTTTAATATATAAAGTGATggaatttatatttaaaagtaaaaaaagtgTCTTTCTTCAAAGAATTAAAAGCACTGTCCCGTGAAGACACGAAATTTAACCAAGAGAAGAAAAAGTCTGATAAGTGATTTAGATTAAGGGTTAATTAGGGGATGGACTCCAAAGAGGGAAGTTGGAAAATCTTCAAATTCCTACCATGGCAAATTTCAGATCAGAAAAATAGATAGATaatgagaaagagagagaaaacaaagaaaaaagccAAAGCAAAAGCAgatgagaaagaaaataaaaagaaaaaatagtcaACTCattctctttgagagagtgaaatGCACTCGCTATGCAACTCAACAGTCAAGgggttatttatttcattttaaaatagttcaaGTTGGTAATAGAACCACTGTTAAGTCTAAGTGTGTAGTTAGAAATCCAATAATAGGTGGGAGGGTCATTTGGCTATTTCTTTAATATCCTAGTTATTTGCTTAGTTATCACTTAAGAGTTTGGGGAATCAAAACTGTTAAGTCAGGAATAACTTACCTTTTATATCTATGGAGGAAACTGTTGGGTGGTGAATGTGTCTTTTTAAACTCTAAATGAGTCGATCTGAGCTTTCCAGAGTGCAGCCCGTTAAATTATTGAGAGACATGGAGTGCAAGGTTTTATAAAGGAGTTGAGCTTGTGTATTTAATGTGGGAGGTAGGTAGAGGGGTGGGCCCATATACTCCCGGGAGGTACAAACCTAAGTCGAGTTGAGCTTTCATCATGAACTTGTTGATTCATTTACAATCTCCCAGTAATTGGTATTCCATGAACTTGCTAATAATATTGATAAAGGAGTATGAGGTCTGCAAAATGTGAGATGGCAACTTCAGAACGTATTCCATTTCTTTAATGCATTCTGAAGGTAAAACCAACTTGAACAGTATTAATGGATAGGATTCAGGTCCCAGAAACTAGGATATTTGAGCTACCGTTTATCTATGTAAGGAGAATTTTGTAAGATTATTAACATGCGTGATAGAAGATTTTGAATTACGTATGCAGAGACGGTTTAATACATTTGTTAGATATCtgagttttgtttgtttcacTGCTTACCGTGGAAGGAAGGGTGCTCTTGTTTCCCTGCCTTTTGCACGTGTGCTGGTGGGTAATAATTATGGATTGATTTACTcgtttcttttccttttttaaaaaaaaaaaaataactgtaGTGTTCGGGACGGCTTGTGCGTACTTTGACTAATTCCATGGGATACTTGCTACCTCCCATCATCACATGTACCgggtaactctatccaccaaggcTTGGATAGATGGAGCACGTAGTGTGTTTTGCCTCCGCTGGGAAGAttgatttattcattttatctCCTATTCTTGTGTGTCTAACAACTCATCATTATGTTTAACAGGTGGAGTGCGCTGTCTATCAATTCTCAATGTTGCTTTTGCTATCGTATTTGGTCTGCTTGCACTGTTTCTTGGTTCTACCCTTCTCACTTTGGGGAGCAGCTGCTCAGCACCCTTGTTTTGGTGTTACGAGATTGCTTCATGGGGGCTGGTGATTCTATATGGAGGGACTGCTTTCTTTCTAAGAAGAAAAGCTGCTGTAATTCTTGATGAAAGTGACTTCAGTGGGCGCAATCTTGGAGTAGAAATGCTTGAAGCAAATCCAATGGAGGTCACACCAGATGTAGAGAGACGTGTGAATGAAAGTTTCAAGGCATGGATGGGTCCTTCTTTCTTGTCCTCGGATGAGGAGGATGAATCTGATAACTACCAGGAAGTTCCATCTTTATCTCGTACCAACTCTAGCCGGCTAAGACAATAATATGAAGTTTCCTCCTGTTGGATGCCTCGAGCAGTGAATGAAATATTGTGGAAGGTCTAACTTGTGATATCTTACCCAATCACTTGCATAGCAATACTTTTGAACTGAACATGAGTGCTGCAGCATCGGTTCATTTTGGTAGAGATTCAGGTTTTGTATAGTTAGTGTGAGGGAACATTGATTTTCTTGGTGGTGGAAGGCTGGTAGAGTTGGAAGGAGAAGCATGTAGGAACCTCGCAGTAATTGATTTGGAGTAGACTAACATTCATAGTATTCCTATGAGTGTTGCTTAGTTGTTGATACTGAATTTTGGAGTAGTTCCTTGTAGTTGTCTTGTCCTCGTACCACTTGATATATAAGTGTTGAAATCTAGAACGAGCACAAATTAGTGTATAGCATCTATTTTTGGATGATATACAACACAGCTAAAgtgatacaaaaaaatatatcatgttttagtaatttttcctatttaaaCGAGTCACCATATTACATCATCCAAATGGAGGAATAAACAGCTCTAATACTGGATTCTTGAGGGAATTACTTTGCAAACCCAATTTTTCATTCCCTAATTGCTAAATGCATCTTGCTGATGAATATTTAGAGGTATATCACTCAAAACAGTTCGAGAAAGCAAAACTTAGCATAATGATTAAAGATTGTTGATACCATCGTGTGTGGCTTAGCCAATTCTTGAAACAAACTTTGTCAGGAAAATATGAATTTACTCTAATTTACCCTTGAGACTTGAATTCCAATTTTGGTAATGAACAACAGTGCATAACTTAAGTTAATATCTGAGTCCTTAGAAAATTTCCTATTCAAAGGTTTGATTTCTGAAAATGACATAATTGGAAACGGACGCATAAGTAATGGTAGAACTCACAATTCTttccatatatataatatgataaaatGTTAATAGCTTTTTAAATGGTGGCTAATGTTTGATAACACGTAAATTAAGTGACTATTTGCTAAATTCCCCCCCAAAAGCAGGCCGCAAATATTTCTAAAAGCCCAAAAGCTTAAAGCCCAATTAGCCCATCTTCTCCAGTAAATTCCTTAGGTCAAGAACATCCAAAACCTTCTGCTACCATCCCTTCTTCACCACTGTTAATCAGTTTcgccctaaacctaaacccttgATTTTCGATTTTCAGCGTTGAAGCTCAACAATGGCAGCTCCCTACGAGTATGAAGAAGGAGGGTACCCACAACAAACTGATGCAGTCGGGTACGACCCGAATTTCGTGCCAGATTCCGTAAAATCGTTCGTGGTTCATCTGTATAGGCACATAAGAGAGAAGAATGTTTACGAGATTCACCAGATGTATGAGACCTCTTTTCAGACATTGAGTGAGCGTATGTTTAAGGAAACTCCCTGGCCTTCTGTTGATGCCGTTGCGCCTTACGTTGATAATGACCATGTCTTCTGCTTGCTTTACCGTGAGATGTGGTTCCGTCACTTGTATGCTAGACTTTCTCCTACTCTTAGACAGCGGATTGATTCGTGGGATAATTATTGCAGCCTTTTCCAGGTTTTTAAATATGTCgcctttttattctttttttgatGTGTTGTTTTGTGTTATTTAGTGAGCTCGGTAAAACTACTAAGCTTCAATTCCAAGCTAATTGGCGTCAGTTTCATGAATCCATTTTGTTCAATTCGCCGTGTTCCCCCAATTCTCAATTATTGGGATTGTTTGTTCTTAGATTTTTAATTGATGTATGTCTCCATATAGACTAAAACCATATACTAAATGACTAAAAAGACTCCTAGCAAGTCTATACAATTTAGGCCTGGTATTGTAATGCGATTGCAAATAGTAGATTCATAGTTGGAGTTCAAACAATTTTTTGATATTGGTGACTCAATTATGCTTTCTGGCAATGAATCAATTTTCTAGCATGATAAACTTCAGTTAAAGTATATAGCTATATTGTAAAGCTTGTAGTCATgtttgtgatatatatatataaaagttggtACTGGCAGACATTGTATTTTACCTAAGCTAGAAAAACAACCTACAACCTATAATAGAGTGAGATGATGACATAAGTTCCCCTATCACTAAACCTGTGATTACTTTGGCTATAAATCGTACTCCATAAGCCTAAAggaatcatttttcaaaattgttgaTATTCAGAATAGATTGTTTGTTACTATATTAGCTCTTGGGGTTCTTAATTATTTGTATCTTACGAGCaagtattatataaaaaatttctttgCATAGTGATGTTAGAATGTTTGTACTTTGAGAACTGTTAAGACTGTTTGAACTGTATAAATCAATCTCTCCTCTCTTTTCATTCGAATTTGATGGTATCCACTTCGCAAATCTATTTTAGAGAATAAGGTAGAACCACACAATTCATCTAGCATATCATCAAGTCTAGGAATAGGATGTCGATATTTTACCGTAATTCTATTAATGGCACGACAATCTACACACATCCTCCATGAACTGTCCTTCTTGGGCACTAGAATCACGAGCACCGCACATGGACTTAATTTTCTCTTATCAATCCTTTTTCCAAAATTCCTCAACTTGTCTTTGCAATTCTTTAGTGTCCTGAGGGTTGCTCCTATAAGCGGCTTTGTTGGGTAGTTGAGAACCCGGTACAAAGTCAATTTGATGTTCTATTCCCCTCAAAGGAGGCATTCCACTCAGGGGCGGCTCAAGCATATTAGTGGCCTAAAGCAAAAATCAAACTGGGCCTTACACTTAAATTGttaataacttttatataattgatttgttctagttttcaattgataatataaccattcttattttaagttatttatcATGAGATATAGTACTCCAAATATGTCAAATTTCTTCTAATAATTCCttcatttttcatgaaaatttaCTTTTTCTACAAATAGTATTCAATGTACACTCCATTTTTTGGGAAGCCACTTTAGGTCAATAGCATCTATTTGTAAAATGGACAAGGTTGGGGCAGTACTATGTGGGTCTTGCAGGAAGAgcgtattttatttatttaagatgCACTTTATTTACTGTATAGATTTTTGTAGTTAGTATGCTAAGTTTGACTCTGTGGAACAATGGCTGTGCATTTATTGGCCTTGTAATATGAATCTAGAGTTTCACATGTAGACTGTGCATTGCTGTAGGTTGTGCTGCATGGTGTGGTTAACATGCAATTGCCAAACCAGTGGTTGTGGGACATGGTAGATGAGTTTGTATACCAATTCCAGGCATTCTGCCAATACCGTGCAAAGATGAAGAGCAAAACTGCGGAGGAGATTGCATTGCTGAGGCAGTTCGACCAGGTATAGCTGATAGATTACCATGCCTTTTCTTCTACCCTATAGTTAACCTATTAATATGCTATTTATAAtatacttttgaaatttgttcaGTTAGTCCGCTATTTTACTTTTAAGGATATTTATAACCTTTTTCTTGCTTTTCATTATTGTTTGCATAATTACTCGTTTAACTTTGGTGATGACTTGGTTTTAGATAAAACTAGGAAAAATGTTTGAATATTACAACATTGACTGTGTGGTGATCTGTGTtacttgaattattattgattacatgtattatgagtgtgtgcaTAATCTGTAACATTACTATAAATCCTGCAACATTGTTCTCAAGCATTTTTTATCTGgtatttgtttttataaatcATTCGTCTGTGGTATCTTTTATCTGTTTGCAGTTTATTATCCAGGGCATTGACGTGTTGCTTTTGAATAGTAGTTTCCTTTTAGCTATAGATATAGTCATACATTGCCGTGATTGAGTAAGAACTGCTCGTAGCTGGTCTCTAAGGTCAAACATTGACGTATGGTGTTCATTCATGAATGGGCAAATAGTGGAGCCGCCACGTAAAGTGATGGGTGCTCAATTGAACATCCTTCAtcgaaaaattacattgtatatatatgaaattatacCAAGTATATAGGTCGCAACTTACTTTTCGTAGGTATATATTAGTTAATGAACACCCTCAGCAAAATTTCTGGTTTCACCACTGTGGGCAAGACTTGATTTTAATGATGGGAGAAAATTATGGTATTGATGGATGTTAATCATTACAGTGCAAAGTGGTCATTAGGTGAAGAGATTGGATTGGCTGTCAAAGCCTGACTTTGACATCTAAGATGTTTGTTTTTACCAACGTAtttctttattatgatttaataaaCCATTTATGACCTACTTGTCTAAAAAATCTCTCTAATAATGATGTTTATTAGGCTTGGAATGTATACGGTGTTCTCAATTTCTTACAAGCCCTTGTGGAGAAATCTACAATAATCCAAATCTTGGAGAGGGAAAAGGAAGGTCTTGAAGAGTTTACTGCTACTGATGGGTATGATTACAGTGGTGGAAGTAATGTCTTGAAGGTTTTGGGCTATTTCAGCATGATAGGCTTGCTCAGAGTTCATTGTCTGTTGGGTGATTATCATACTGGCCTGAAGTGCTTACGTCCAATTGACATAACTCAACAGGGTGTTTACACCAGTGTTATTGGGAGCCACATAACCACAATATATCACTATGGTTTTGCTAATCTTATGTTGAGGAGGTATGTTGATCATTATTTTCTCCAAACTCTTGCATTTCCGTCGCATGTACTGCACAGTTCTGTATGATTGTGTGTACTTTTATTTAGTCAAGAATTTACTAACATGCTATCTTAAAATATGCATTCCTTTCATATTTGCGCAAAATCGCTGGTCTGTGatgttataataaaattaaatgaactaGCTGAAGTTTTTGAAGGACTGTTGTCTTTTGTCATTGGGAGTTGAAGAAAATGTACAGTAGAGGCAAAAGAGTATTTTGCAACTACTGTCTGATAGTAGAAAGTAATAGAGGTGGCAATTGAGCGGGTTGGGTCAAATTTGGGTGGGTCGTAatgggtcaagacccaacccaatcAAATTTGCTTGGATCAGAATGTGTTGGGTCAAGTAGTAGGTCATAGAatgggtcaagacccaacccaacccaattATTActaagtttaattattttatttgttcttttaaaacattttagtacctaataatttttttttctttattatggcTAATATatgacatatcaaattaaaaatatatattttaaaaaaaaaaaaaaattttgacaagatttctcACGAGTCAATTTAGGTTACATATCAACCCAATTTTTTATGGGTTGAAATGGGTTGAGCTAATAAATGTGCGGGTTGGGTTTGATTTTTCCACCCTAGAAAGTAGTATGCGCTTTACTTTTAACTCAACGGTTAGGTAATgtaatttttcttgaattggaGAACATGTTGGCATTGTTGCTTATTATTGGCCACTTAATCTTTGTTGAGGTAAGATATTGCTTTAGTTTACAGTTAATTCGTAATAACAGTGGAGGTTGGATGATCTTTTCGTTTTCTTGATCACAATGATTAGATTTCATTCtttggtgggggtggggtgggtggggggaATCTTCAATCAACAAGGAGCCACCTGACGAATCCCCGAGTGCTCGAAGTTCTAGTTGTATTTAGTTTGGCTTTAGCAGAGTAGTTTTATTTCCTCTAATCTGGAAAATGGGTTCACCATTTTACAGGTATGTAGAGGCTATCCATGAGTTCAACAAAATCCTTCTATATATTTATAAGACAAAGCAGTATCACCAGAAGTCACCCCAGTATGAGCAGATACTGAAGAAAAATGAGCAGATGTATGCCCTGTTGGCTATAGCTTTGTCATTGTGCCCTCAAGTGAAACTTGTTGAAGAAACTGTGAATTCTCAATTAAGGGAGAAGTATGGTGAGAAGATGGCGAGAATGCTGAGATATGACGAGGAGGCATCTGCACTCTATGACGAGCTCTTCTCATATGCATGCCCTAAGTTCATTACTCCTTCTGCTCCAAGTTTTGAGGAGCCTCTTGTAAATTACAACCAGGTACCTATTTTAACTAGACTTAATATCTGGGCCTTTTATCCCACCTGCAAGCTTAGTTTAAAGATATAGAGATACAGATTGTTCTCCTCAATCCTCCGTGCAAATGTTCATGTATTTCTAGAAATGTTAACTTTGATTACATCCAATTTGCTCCTCCAATCCCCATTACAAGTATCCTTGTGTATTTTATGTGTACTATTGTTCcatatttcttatttcttgactGCACATTTGAACCATCACAGATGATGGCTTTGTATGCTCCCACCACATGACATATTTTCTTCAGCTTTTACACAGCTGTCATCGTTATTAAATTAGTTATGTTGTCTTCTTCAGGATGCCTATAGGCTACAATTGAAGATGTTTCTATATGAAGTGAAGCAGCAACAATTATTGGCCGGTGTTAGGACCTATTTGAAAGTGTATTCAACAATCTCCCTGGGGAAGCTTGCAAATTACATGGATTTGGATGAACCCAATTTAAGGTCTCAAATATCTAATGCATTTAGTGGTTTGTTATCATGCAAATTCTCAGCTGTGATCTATGTATTTGTGTCATTATATACTGAATTCAATGTTACACAGGGCGGTTTTGATGACATACAAGCACAAAACACATGCTGTCGATTCTGATGGCAAGATAATTTCCAACGCCGATGTGGACTTCTACATTGATGAAGTAAGAAACATATTATGTAAAAATCTTGTTATCTTGTTCCTTTAATCCTTTCTCCATTGGGTAATTGGTGGCTGacaacattatttatttgatatagtCTAGGTAATGTGCCTGGGGTTTTATGGTCTTTAATCTTGTTCAATCATATTCAAAATAATGCCTTTTGAGTAGTTTGGGAATAATCAGCAGCAAACTGTTTTTTTAGCATTTACCTTTACCCTTGTTCTCAAGAGATTCAAACAAGTGTGGGCATCTCTTATTGATTGTTTTGCTGGTGTTTGTGTCATTTATCTTTTGTAATAGTCTTTCCAGTAGCTTTCGGTACAAATAATATAAGGCCATAAATGCATGTAGAATCCAATATGGCCTGATATTTACTGTGCTCATTCTTCTAACCCAAGGTAGTAAACACTGTCATACATTCTGACAAAGTGATTCACAATGTCTTTCATTCCAGGATATGGTCCGTGTAGTAGAATCTAAGTCAGCGAAGAAGTATGGTGATTACTTTTTGCGTCAGATTGTGAAGGTAATTCTTGTATAAGCATTTTCAGCTATGGTTTTTATCCATTTTATTTTGCCACATTCATGCGACGTGCATATGCTCTTCGTTTCTTTTTTCAGCTTGAAGGGATCATGACTGATATTGACAGGATAAAGCTGGAGTAAGCTACCTTCCTATATTATAGTATCAGTAGCGTTTAACTTACTTTGAG
This genomic stretch from Solanum stenotomum isolate F172 chromosome 10, ASM1918654v1, whole genome shotgun sequence harbors:
- the LOC125842450 gene encoding uncharacterized protein LOC125842450 → MAIIGDALRQAFMPKHEYECLREEDKAFNRLQRPFVICSLTLIALAIIVCTIISLNIVFPVDPARRPFCGDYRIQPLSINFTNIAANGSEGGGGGTGTGTAGDSDSFPGAFYLTNQEIVDYYWMVVFIPSTFIFAVSAVYLIAGIMVAYAAPMRHGCLKVVENNYCASRRGGVRCLSILNVAFAIVFGLLALFLGSTLLTLGSSCSAPLFWCYEIASWGLVILYGGTAFFLRRKAAVILDESDFSGRNLGVEMLEANPMEVTPDVERRVNESFKAWMGPSFLSSDEEDESDNYQEVPSLSRTNSSRLRQ
- the LOC125841282 gene encoding uncharacterized protein LOC125841282, with the protein product MAAPYEYEEGGYPQQTDAVGYDPNFVPDSVKSFVVHLYRHIREKNVYEIHQMYETSFQTLSERMFKETPWPSVDAVAPYVDNDHVFCLLYREMWFRHLYARLSPTLRQRIDSWDNYCSLFQVVLHGVVNMQLPNQWLWDMVDEFVYQFQAFCQYRAKMKSKTAEEIALLRQFDQAWNVYGVLNFLQALVEKSTIIQILEREKEGLEEFTATDGYDYSGGSNVLKVLGYFSMIGLLRVHCLLGDYHTGLKCLRPIDITQQGVYTSVIGSHITTIYHYGFANLMLRRYVEAIHEFNKILLYIYKTKQYHQKSPQYEQILKKNEQMYALLAIALSLCPQVKLVEETVNSQLREKYGEKMARMLRYDEEASALYDELFSYACPKFITPSAPSFEEPLVNYNQDAYRLQLKMFLYEVKQQQLLAGVRTYLKVYSTISLGKLANYMDLDEPNLRAVLMTYKHKTHAVDSDGKIISNADVDFYIDEDMVRVVESKSAKKYGDYFLRQIVKLEGIMTDIDRIKLE